ATCTTCATCGGAGCTTTGAGTGCGCGAATCTTGCGACTCTGTTCGCTGTCGGCATTCTTGATATTCTGCGCTTCGTCGATTACGATCACGCGCCAATTCAGCTTTTCAAGTTTCTTGAAATCGAGGCGACACGTCGAATAGGTCGTAATCAGCAAGTCTGCATTGAATTTTTCCAGCTTGCGGCCCGCCCCATGGTAAGTAAACACCTTGAGTTCGGGCGCAAACTTTTTCACTTCCATCTGCCAATTGCACAAAAGTCCCGCCGGCACCACCACGAGAGCACGCCCTTCGGCAAGGCGACCTTCCTGTTTCAGCTTCAAGAGGAAAGCGATTACCTGGAGCGTCTTTCCAAGGCCCATGTCGTCTGCCAAGATGCACCCGAAACCCATCTGCAAGTTCTTGTACATCCACGAATAACCGCGCATCTGGTAAGGGCGAAGCGTCGCGTTCAGGTTCTCCGGTAAATTCGTCTCGGTTTCCCCGCGCCACACATCCAGCTGCTGCTTTAGCCCGTCAGTCATATCGACAGGGATGTCGTCGCATTGCCCCGTCAGGCAAGCCTGCAGAAGTTTCGCCGTCGAGGGAATAAAATCCTCGGAAGCATCATCCACATCGGAGTCCGCAGCAGAATCAGTGGCGCCGTCAGCATCCGCAGCCTCACCCGCAGAATCCGCGTCATCAACAGCGCCATCGGCAACAATCGCACCTCCGGCCTTTTTCTTTTCGCGTTCGTCGATACGCTGCTGTAAAAGCGCAAGATCGTCCGCCGTATATTCTATGTAGCGGTCCTTGTACTTGAGGAGCCCTTCGGCATCCTTGGCAAGCCGCATGAATTCCTCGGCGGGAATTTTTTCGTCGCCCAGAGCCACTTCCCAGTCAAAGTCCAGCAGGTCACCCGCGGTGAACGCCCCGATACCAAGGCTTCCCTTGAGCTTCATCTGCGTCTTGGGGCGTGCAATTTCCTTGAGGGAACGCGGCATCTCGGTCACGATGCCGAACACCTCGAATTTCTTGATGGAATAAGTGACAAATTCCTTGAGTTCCGCGCCCTTCATCACGATCGGTTCTACCGCATGAACTTCCAAGTATTGCTTCATCGGCTTGAACGTTTCCGAGACGCAGTTGAGCACGTTCATCAGCGACAGAAGCCGCGGATCGCTATTTTCAAAGAGGGCCTTGAGAGGTTCGCGACCGACCGACGATTCCACGAAAACATCCAGGGCAATTTCCTTGCCAAGTTCCGAGCAGCGGAAAATAATCTTGTGGTTGAATTCCAGCGAATTGTAGACGGAGAACCACGCCTGAATCTTCGACGGAATCTTGAGCCCGTTTGACGCCAGTTTTCCCGACTTGCAGTCAAAGAAAAATCCGAGCAGGTTTTCGTGGGTTCCCTTCTTGTAACTCTGCGCCGTACGCGCAAAACGGAGCAGCTTGCCGATAAAAATCGAGAGGATATGTTCGGCGGCTCCGTCCAGGTCTTCGCGCAGCAAGTCACGCACTGTAAAAGCGAAATCGTCGGGAACACCCTTTTCAAGTTCTGCCACCACCGCAAGCACATCAGGAAGCATCTCCGCCGGGAGCCAGCGCACCTGCGCCGTCACGCCGTTCAGCCAGAACACCTGCGGGTAAATCGCACCGCAGCGCACCAGGTAATACGCCACCATCAGGAGCTGATGCACAAAACGTACCGTCACATGGTTATGCCACACGCAATCCTGGTTCAGGCGGCAAAGCGCTCCCATAATATTTTCAACGGAAAGCCCCTCGGCCACCACGCGCTCGTCTTCAAGCTGGCTGAATGTCCACTGCCATCCGCGAGCATGCACCACCTGCAGGCGTTCCCGTTCCATCAAGAAAGTGTGCGCATGGTAGATTCCAAAATCCTGTGCAAACTGTTCAAACTTTTCAAAATGGTTGTAGAACAGGCGGCAACGTTCCAGTTCGTCAACAAAACTCTTCTTGAAATTGCCTGCGGGGCAAAAATCCGGACAATTCGACAACATCGCCGGAAGCACATGGGAATAATCGCGCCACTCGTTAAAATTGAACTTGGGTACGCGCGGCATCTCTGTACGGTCGTTTACCGGCAAAATCCGCACCAGAGTCGATTCGCTCGGCACATCCGATTCCACCGGTTCCGGCTTATAGTCCTTGAGGTAAGCGATATCGATTCCGTGAATCCTGAAAAGCACAAACGGGTCCGAAGAAATCATTTCACCCAGTTTCAGGAACACCGATATCACGTAACGGCAAGGAAGCGGATCCTTGCAGTCACAGTTCATGTTCACGTGGTCGCAGGTTTCGAACAGGGAAAGCCCGCACTTCGACAGGAGCAACTCAATCGAGGGATTCATCGCCTCGTTTGAAAGAGCCGTGAGCTCCACCGGCTGCTGCTTCAGAAGCCCCACAAAGACATTGGCCCGTTCCTTGTCAAATTTCGGGAAAACGAGGTAAACATTGTGCGAACCGCCATTCGGCCCCTTCACCTCGGCCATGACGCGGTTGTCGGACACCGTAAAGGGCTGGACCTGCCCACGCCCCACATACTTGAAAGCCAGGTCAATATCGCGGGCGGACGCACCCGAAAGCAAGTGGTCTAGCCACTTCTTACTCCACCAAGTACTTCCGTATACACCATATTCCATAGCCCCCCAAATATAGTAA
The window above is part of the Fibrobacter sp. UWH4 genome. Proteins encoded here:
- a CDS encoding SNF2-related protein — its product is MEYGVYGSTWWSKKWLDHLLSGASARDIDLAFKYVGRGQVQPFTVSDNRVMAEVKGPNGGSHNVYLVFPKFDKERANVFVGLLKQQPVELTALSNEAMNPSIELLLSKCGLSLFETCDHVNMNCDCKDPLPCRYVISVFLKLGEMISSDPFVLFRIHGIDIAYLKDYKPEPVESDVPSESTLVRILPVNDRTEMPRVPKFNFNEWRDYSHVLPAMLSNCPDFCPAGNFKKSFVDELERCRLFYNHFEKFEQFAQDFGIYHAHTFLMERERLQVVHARGWQWTFSQLEDERVVAEGLSVENIMGALCRLNQDCVWHNHVTVRFVHQLLMVAYYLVRCGAIYPQVFWLNGVTAQVRWLPAEMLPDVLAVVAELEKGVPDDFAFTVRDLLREDLDGAAEHILSIFIGKLLRFARTAQSYKKGTHENLLGFFFDCKSGKLASNGLKIPSKIQAWFSVYNSLEFNHKIIFRCSELGKEIALDVFVESSVGREPLKALFENSDPRLLSLMNVLNCVSETFKPMKQYLEVHAVEPIVMKGAELKEFVTYSIKKFEVFGIVTEMPRSLKEIARPKTQMKLKGSLGIGAFTAGDLLDFDWEVALGDEKIPAEEFMRLAKDAEGLLKYKDRYIEYTADDLALLQQRIDEREKKKAGGAIVADGAVDDADSAGEAADADGATDSAADSDVDDASEDFIPSTAKLLQACLTGQCDDIPVDMTDGLKQQLDVWRGETETNLPENLNATLRPYQMRGYSWMYKNLQMGFGCILADDMGLGKTLQVIAFLLKLKQEGRLAEGRALVVVPAGLLCNWQMEVKKFAPELKVFTYHGAGRKLEKFNADLLITTYSTCRLDFKKLEKLNWRVIVIDEAQNIKNADSEQSRKIRALKAPMKIAMSGTPVENRLMEFWTIMDFCNRGFLPSALEFRDKYETPIQKNANQAVAEKFKKITAPFMLRRMKTDKTIISDLPDKIQQNEYAELTRSQAALYKKILDKFMEELQLLEEGPSMDIGADVLAVADGADAAPASAAPAGASNLFKRKGLILQMILALKQICNHPRTYLKAGEAKVEDSGKLGMLLDLLRSIQEQGEKAIIFTQFREMGELLQETLERELQIKADFYHGGCTQNQRNEMVRRFQEDPEDKVLILSLKAAGTGLNLTAASQVIHYDLWWNPAIEAQATDRAFRIGQTRNVQVHRFITKGTFEEKIDALLEAKKAVVEMTVNAGETWLADMDDKQLGEIFALDSASVL